One region of Phoenix dactylifera cultivar Barhee BC4 unplaced genomic scaffold, palm_55x_up_171113_PBpolish2nd_filt_p 000564F, whole genome shotgun sequence genomic DNA includes:
- the LOC103707467 gene encoding pentatricopeptide repeat-containing protein At4g30700 has product MLWRSPSYLSSAVTSLCLRRRSFYLDLISGASTLRHLDQILAHAILSGRHPDLVTTTKLLHRLADLGSPPTHLLRLFSSVPRPDLFLLNVLLRSLPPSSALLFLSSLRRAHHHLRPDSFTYAFAASATASLLSPAPGRALHARVIIDGFAADPFVGSALTDFYLNFSQVSAAEKVFDGVPDPDTVLWNTLISGLVQNCAFLRSLRVFKQMVMTGARFDSTTLAVVLPAAAELQELILGMTVHCLGMKSGLAFHSHVVTGFISMYSKCGEIPAAKFLFEQIDEPDLIACNALISGYSSNGLVGSSVDVFRELLAFRGRPNSSTMVGLIPVSSPFEHESLSRSIHSFAIKSGLYLNSPVSTAFTTVYCRLNDMEAARKVFDAMPEKSMASWNAMISGYAQNGLTEMAISLFREMQDLNVRPNQITVTSTLSACAQLGALTLGKWVHQIITQEDLELNVYVLTALIDMYAKCGSIMEARRIFDGMVEKNVVSWNAMILGYGLHGQGLEALKLFKEMLNARIAPTGVTFLSVLYACSHGGLVEEGRAAFWSMTCDHGIKPGPEHYACMVDLLGRAGQLKEALEFIETVPESAGPGVWGALLGACMKHKETSLARLASEKLFELEPENTSYYVLLSNIYSANRNYPEAAMVRQQDAKSRKLPKTPGCTLIEIRDEVHIFTSGDRSHPQSVLIYSMLDKLTGKMVEAGYRAETDVALYDVEEEEKEHMVKVHSEKLAIVFGLISTEPGSEIRIIKNLRVCLDCHTATKFISRITQRLIIVRDATRFHHFKDGACSCGDFW; this is encoded by the coding sequence ATGCTTTGGCGCAGCCCCTCCTACCTCTCCTCCGCCGTCACCTCCCTCTGCCTCCGCCGGCGATCCTTCTACCTCGACCTCATCTCCGGCGCCTCCACCCTCCGCCATCTCGACCAGATCCTCGCCCACGCCATCCTCTCCGGCCGCCATCCGGACCTCGTCACCACCACCAAGCTCCTCCACCGCCTTGCCGACCTCGGCTCCCCTCCCACCCACCTCCTCCGCCTCTTCTCCTCCGTCCCCCGCCCCGACCTCTTCCTCCTCAACGTCCTCCTCCGCTCCCTTCCCCCCTCCtccgccctcctcttcctctcctcccttcgcCGCGCCCACCACCACCTCCGTCCGGACTCCTTCACCTACGCCTTCGCCGCCTCCGCCAccgcctccctcctctcccccgCCCCCGGCCGCGCTCTCCACGCCCGCGTCATCATTGATGGTTTCGCCGCCGATCCCTTCGTCGGCTCCGCCCTCACCGACTTCTACCTCAATTTCTCCCAGGTCTCGGCCGCAGAGAAGGTATTCGATGGAGTTCCCGACCCGGACACCGTGTTATGGAACACCCTCATATCTGGGTTGGTTCAGAACTGCGCTTTCTTGAGATCGTTAAGGGTTTTCAAGCAAATGGTGATGACTGGTGCGCGGTTTGACTCCACGACCCTGGCTGTGGTCCTCCCAGCTGCCGCGGAGCTCCAAGAGTTGATCTTGGGAATGACGGTGCATTGCTTAGGTATGAAATCGGGCTTGGCATTCCATTCCCATGTCGTGACTGGTTTTATCTCCATGTACTCCAAGTGTGGTGAGATCCCAGCTGCAAAGTTCTTGTTTGAACAGATTGATGAGCCGGATTTGATAGCTTGCAATGCGTTGATATCTGGGTACTCGTCAAATGGGCTTGTTGGATCTTCTGTGGACGTGTTCAGGGAATTGCTAGCTTTTCGAGGGAGGCCTAATTCAAGCACCATGGTAGGGTTGATTCCGGTGTCCAGTCCCTTTGAGCATGAATCCCTTTCTCGATCTATTCATAGCTTTGCTATAAAATCTGGGCTTTATCTGAATTCGCCAGTGTCGACCGCATTTACTACCGTCTACTGTAGATTGAACGACATGGAAGCTGCAAGGAAGGTTTTTGATGCAATGCCAGAGAAGAGCATGGCTTCTTGGAATGCAATGATATCGGGGTACGCCCAAAATGGATTGACGGAGATGGCAATCTCTCTGTTTCGTGAAATGCAAGATCTCAATGTCCGACCTAATCAAATCACGGTCACGAGCACCCTTTCAGCATGTGCTCAGCTTGGAGCTCTCACCTTGGGGAAATGGGTCCACCAGATAATCACCCAGGAGGATCTTGAGCTTAATGTTTATGTTTTGACGGCTCTTATTGACATGTATGCAAAGTGTGGGAGCATCATGGAAGCTCGAAGAATTTTCGATGGTATGGTGGagaagaatgtggtatcttggaATGCAATGATATTGGGTTATGGCCTTCATGGTCAAGGCCTTGAAGCTTTGAAGCTTTTCAAGGAGATGCTAAATGCTCGTATTGCTCCCACCGGAGTTACATTCCTTTCGGTTTTATATGCATGTAGCCATGGGGGATTGGTTGAAGAGGGCCGTGCTGCCTTTTGGTCCATGACATGTGACCATGGAATTAAGCCTGGGCCAGAGCATTATGCTTGCATGGTGGACCTCCTTGGACGAGCTGGGCAACTAAAAGAGGCCCTTGAGTTTATAGAGACAGTTCCCGAGAGTGCTGGTCCTGGTGTTTGGGGTGCCTTGCTTGGTGCTTGCATGAAACACAAGGAAACTAGTCTTGCTCGATTGGCTTCGGAGAAGTTGTTTGAACTAGAACCTGAGAATACTAGTTACTATGTTCTGCTCTCTAACATATATTCTGCTAATCGTAATTACCCCGAAGCAGCTATGGTGAGACAACAAGATGCTAAGAGTAGAAAGCTGCCAAAAACACCTGGATGCACTCTGATTGAGATTAGAGATGAGGTGCATATTTTTACTTCTGGTGATCGATCTCACCCGCAGTCAGTGTTGATCTATTCGATGTTGGATAAACTGACTGGAAAGATGGTTGAGGCAGGGTATCGTGCAGAGACTGATGTTGCACTATATGatgtggaggaggaagagaaggagcaTATGGTGAAGGTTCATAGTGAGAAGCTGGCTATTGTCTTTGGGCTTATTAGCACTGAGCCAGGGAGCGAGATTAGGATCATCAAGAACCTTAGGGTGTGTTTAGACTGTCATACTGCAACCAAATTCATATCAAGGATTACTCAGCGTTTGATTATTGTGAGGGATGCCACAAGGTTCCACCATTTTAAAGATGGGGCATGCTCCTGTGGGGATTTCTGGTGA
- the LOC103707441 gene encoding cellulose synthase A catalytic subunit 9 [UDP-forming] — MEASAGLVAGSHNRNELVLIRGHEEPKPLRALNGQVCEICGDEIGLTVDGDLFVACNECGFPVCRPCYEYERREGTQLCPQCKTRYKRLKGSPRVEGDDDEEDVDDIEHEFNIDDEQNKRQQQLQQNKHITEAMLYGKMSYGRGPEDDQSNPPQFPPIITRAHSRPVSGEFPISNSHNSGEFSSSLHKRVHPYPVSEPGSARWDEKTDGGWKDRVDEYKSKQGLLGGDPDDDPDMSMMDEARQPLSRKVSIASSKINPYRIVIVIRLVVLGFFLHYRILNPVHDAIALWLTSVICEIWFAFSWILDQFPKWFPIDRETYLDRLSLRYEKEGEPSLLSPVDIFVSTVDPLKEPPLVTANTVLSILAVDYPVDKVSCYVSDDGASMLTFESLSETAEFARKWVPFCKKFNIEPRAPEMYFSQKVDYLKDKVQPTFVKERRAMKREYEEFKVRVNALVAKALKVPPEGWIMQDGTPWPGNNTRDHPGMIQVFLGHSGGHDIEGNELPRLVYVSREKRPGFQHHKKAGAMNALVRVSAVLTNAPFMLNLDCDHYVNNSKAIREAMCFLMDPQIGRKVCYVQFPQRFDGIDKHDRYANRNTVFFDINMKGLDGSQGPVYVGTGCVFRRQALYGYNPPKGPKRPKMVICDCCPCFGRRKKLKYSQGGSNEQAADGGLGDDDKELLMSQMNFEKRFGQSAAFVTSTLMEEGGVPPSSSPAALLKEAIHVISCGYEDKSEWGSELGWIYGSITEDILTGFKMHCRGWRSIYCMPKRPAFKGSAPINLSDRLNQVLRWALGSVEIFFSRHSPVWYGYKNGHLKWLERFAYINTTIYPFTSLPLLAYCTLPAVCLLTGKFIMPTISTFASLFFISLFISIFATGILELRWSGVSIEEWWRNEQFWVIGGVSAHLFAVIQGLLKVLAGIDTNFTVTSKATDDEDEYGDLYAFKWTTLLIPPTTLLIINLVGVVAGISDAINNGYQSWGPLFGKLFFAFWVIVHLYPFLKGLMGRQNRTPTIVVIWSVLLASIFSLLWVRIDPFVIKAKGPDVRQCGINC; from the exons ATGGAAGCAAGTGCGGGATTGGTCGCCGGGTCTCACAACCGGAACGAGCTTGTGCTCATCCGCGGCCATGAGGAG CCGAAGCCGCTGAGGGCGTTGAACGGTCAGGTGTGTGAGATATGCGGCGATGAGATTGGGCTTACGGTGGATGGAGACCTCTTTGTGGCTTGCAACGAGTGTGGCTTCCCCGTGTGCCGGCCATGCTATGAGTatgagaggagggagggaaCCCAGCTCTGCCCCCAGTGCAAGACCCGCTACAAACGCCTCAAGG GGAGCCCAAGAGTGGAGGGAGATGACGATGAAGAAGATGTCGATGATAtagaacatgaattcaacaTTGATGATGAACAGAACAAAAGGCAACAACAGCTACAGCAGAACAAACACATCACAGAGGCAATGCTTTATGGGAAGATGAGCTATGGCAGGGGCCCCGAGGATGATCAAAGCAATCCTCCTCAGTTCCCACCCATCATAACCAGAGCTCACTCTCGACCA GTAAGTGGCGAGTTCCCAATATCTAATAGTCATAACTCTGGAGAATTCTCATCATCTCTCCACAAGcgtgttcatccttatccagtgTCTGAGCCTG GGAGTGCAAGATGGGATGAGAAGACAGATGGAGGGTGGAAAGATAGAGTGGATGAATACAAATCAAAGCAAGGCCTTCTTGGAGGTGACCCAGATGACGACCCTGACATGTCCAT GATGGATGAAGCAAGGCAACCACTATCACGAAAAGTATCGATAGCTTCGAGCAAGATCAACCCATATCGCATTGTGATCGTGATCCGTCTTGTGGTACTAGGCTTCTTCCTGCACTACCGAATTCTCAACCCAGTCCATGATGCAATTGCACTGTGGCTCACATCAGTTATATGTGAGATATGGTTTGCCTTCTCATGGATTCTTGATCAGTTTCCTAAATGGTTCCCAATTGATCGCGAAACTTATCTCGATCGCCTCTCTCTCAG ATATGAGAAGGAAGGTGAACCTTCATTGCTTTCTCCTGTGGACATCTTTGTTAGTACAGTGGACCCACTGAAGGAGCCTCCTCTTGTCACTGCCAACACGGTGCTATCAATCTTGGCTGTGGATTACCCAGTGGACAAGGTGTCATGCTATGTCTCAGATGATGGTGCATCGATGCTCACATTTGAATCCCTCTCAGAGACTGCTGAGTTTGCTAGGAAATGGGTACCTTTCTGCAAGAAATTCAACATCGAGCCTCGGGCTCCCGAAATGTACTTCTCTCAGAAGGTTGATTACCTCAAGGATAAAGTCCAGCCAACTTTTGTTAAGGAACGGCGTGCAATGAAG AGAGAATACGAGGAATTTAAAGTGCGTGTAAATGCTTTGGTTGCAAAAGCTCTGAAAGTTCCTCCTGAAGGGTGGATTATGCAAGATGGCACCCCATGGCCTGGTAACAACACCCGCGATCATCCAGGCATGATCCAGGTCTTTTTGGGCCACAGTGGTGGTCACGACATTGAGGGTAATGAGCTTCCTCGCCTTGTTTATGTCTCTCGTGAGAAGCGGCCTGGATTTCAGCATCACAAGAAGGCTGGTGCCATGAATGCTCTG GTCCGTGTCTCTGCTGTGCTCACAAACGCACCCTTCATGCTCAATTTGGACTGTGATCACTATGTGAACAACAGCAAGGCCATTCGAGAGGCAATGTGTTTCTTGATGGATCCACAGATTGGAAGAAAAGTGTGCTATGTCCAGTTTCCCCAGAGGTTCGATGGCATTGATAAGCATGATCGATATGCCAATAGGAATACCGTCTTCTTTGAT ATAAACATGAAGGGCCTAGATGGAAGCCAAGGTCCAGTGTATGTGGGTACCGGGTGTGTCTTTAGGCGACAAGCCCTCTATGGTTACAATCCTCCTAAGGGCCCCAAGCGTCCAAAAATGGTGATCTGCGACTGCTGTCCATGCTTTGGACGCCGCAAGAAGCTCAAGTACTCCCAAGGTGGTTCAAATGAGCAAGCAGCAGATGGAG GGCTCGGTGACGACGACAAGGAGCTGTTAATGTCGCAGATGAACTTCGAGAAGAGATTTGGGCAGTCAGCTGCATTTGTGACATCAACTCTAATGGAGGAAGGTGGAGTTCCTCCCTCATCAAGCCCTGCAGCTCTGCTCAAGGAAGCCATTCATGTCATCAGCTGTGGCTATGAAGACAAAAGTGAATGGGGATCAGAG CTGGGTTGGATCTACGGGTCGATCACAGAGGACATTCTCACCGGGTTCAAGATGCACTGCCGGGGCTGGCGCTCCATCTACTGCATGCCAAAGAGGCCAGCATTCAAAGGGTCAGCCCCAATTAACCTCTCCGACCGGCTGAACCAGGTGCTCCGGTGGGCGCTTGGCTCGGTCGAGATCTTCTTCAGTCGCCACAGCCCAGTCTGGTATGGTTACAAGAATGGGCACCTCAAGTGGCTTGAGCGTTTTGCCTACATCAACACCACCATCTATCCCTTcacctctctccccctccttgCCTACTGTACTCTTCCTGCCGTCTGTCTACTTACCGGAAAGTTCATCATGCCGACG ATTAGTACATTTGCCAGCCTCTTCTTTATTTCACTCTTCATCTCCATCTTTGCGACGGGCATCCTTGAGCTAAGGTGGAGCGGAGTGAGCATCGAAGAATGGTGGAGAAACGAGCAATTCTGGGTCATTGGTGGCGTCTCAGCCCACCTTTTCGCTGTCATTCAGGGCCTGCTTAAGGTTCTGGCTGGGATAGACACCAACTTCACAGTCACCTCCAAGGCTACAGATGATGAGGATGAATACGGGGATCTCTACGCCTTCAAGTGGACTACTCTTTTGATTCCCCCTACAACTTTATTGATCATAAATCTTGTCGGGGTTGTCGCAGGGATATCGGATGCCATAAACAATGGGTACCAGTCATGGGGACCTCTCTTCGGGAAGCTGTTCTTCGCCTTCTGGGTTATTGTCCATCTCTATCCATTCCTCAAGGGTCTCATGGGCAGGCAAAACAGGACCCCTACCATTGTCGTCATCTGGTCCGTGCTCTTGGCTTCCATTTTCTCATTGCTGTGGGTTAGGATCGATCCGTTTGTGATCAAAGCCAAAGGTCCGGATGTCAGGCAATGTGGAATCAATTGTTGA
- the LOC103707442 gene encoding translation initiation factor IF3-2, chloroplastic gives MSGIAAFQFKPFTTLSRAPTASNPIKPFFHAVFLVGLPKKRVRSCGPPFVTKVAVVARYGSGFRPGPSSGDSRRFRRDNRVADPDYDPALDLDRVKSSSVRLLDEQQNMIGVMSKSEAMQMADDADLILAILSADADPPVLRLFESADYKKHKYEQQKKKKVQQKRSAASRVDIKELKMGYNIDSHDYSVRLKAAQKFLKDGDKVKVIVNLRGRQNEFRNIAIELIKRFQSDLGEMATEESKSFSERNIFMVLMPNKAVLQKAQEQPKKKETPVTEVSASA, from the exons ATGTCCGGAATCGCCGCTTTCCAATTCAAACCCTTTACTACTTTGTCTCGCGCGCCGACCGCCTCCAACCCTATCAAGCCCTTCTTCCATGCTGTCTTTCTTGTTGGATTGCCCAAGAAACGAGTTCGGTCTTGCGGGCCCCCTTTTGTTACCAAGGTAGCGGTGGTGGCACGGTATGGCAGCGGTTTCCGTCCCGGCCCAAGCTCCGGTGATTCCAGGAGGTTCCGGCGTGATAACCGTGTCGCCGATCCTGACTACGATCCCGCCCTCGATCTTGACCGGGTCAA GTCATCTTCTGTAAGGCTATTGGATGAGCAACAGAATATG ATTGGTGTAATGTCTAAAAGTGAAGCCATGCAAATGGCAGATGATGCTGATCTAATTTTG GCAATATTGTCAGCAGATGCAGATCCTCCTGTCCTCAGACTCTTTGAGAGCGCGGATTACAA AAAACATAAGTATGAacagcaaaagaagaaaaaggtgcaACAGAAAAGATCTGCTG CAAGCCGTGTGGATATCAAAGAACTCAAAATGGG GTATAACATTGATTCTCATGATTATTCTGTGAGGCTGAAGGCTGCTCAAAAGTTTCTTAAAGATGGAGACAAG GTAAAAGTCATTGTGAACTTGAGAGGCCGGCAAAATGAATTCAGGAACATTGCTATTGAACTTATTAAGCGTTTTCAGAGTGATCTTGGAGAG ATGGCAACTGAAGAGAGCAAAAGTTTCAGCGAGAGGAACATTTTCATGGTACTCATGCCCAATAAAGCGGTTCTACAGAAAGCTCAGGAGCAGCCAAAGAAGAAGGAAACACCAGTTACAGAAGTTTCAGCAAGTGCCTAA